From the Verrucomicrobiota bacterium genome, the window CAGGTCCTTCACGCCGCCGCGCGTGAGATACCTGCCCTCGGCCACGACGCCGACGCTGACCCGGTCGTCGTGCATCGGGATGTGCCAGAACCAGCCCTTGTCCGGCACGAACGCGACCGTGGTCTGCCCCTCGTCAATGCCCGGTTCGCGTTTCGAGCCGCGGTAGTAGGTCCACACGGCGACCTTGTTGAGATACGGATCGTTCATGCGCCAGCCGTTGCGCACGGCGGCGAAGGCTTCTTTGCCGGTGCAGTCGAGCGTCATCGGCGCGCGGAACTCGGCGGTCGCGCCGGACTTCAACAGCGCGCGAACACCGGCCACGCGGCCGTCCTCGCAAAGCAGCTCCTTCACCGTGGTTTCTTCCAGCACCTGCGCGCCGCGGTCGCGCGCGTGGTCGAGCAGCATCTGGTCGAACTCGCTGCGGAGCACCTGCCACGTCTGCGCGACAGTCTCGCGGTCGTAGCGGTTGAAGAAGTAGAAGGGCTGGCTGGCCTTGCCGTCGGGCTGCACGAACACGACGCTGTATTTCTTCTGGAAACACGACGCCTTCATCTTCGGGATGAGGCCGAGCCGCTCGAGCGGGCCGTAGGTGAACGGGATGAGCGATTCGCCGATGTGGTATCGGGGAAATTTCTCGCGTTCGAGCATCAGCACGCGGTGGCCGTGCGCGGCGAGGATCGCCGCCGCGCTCGAGCCCGCGGGCCCGGCGCCGATAATGAGCGTGTCGAAGCTGGCGTTCACTTCAACGCGGGCGGGAGGATTTCCACGATCTCGGCCAGCGGACGCTGCTGCGGGTCCCAATGCGTGTTGCGCCGGCCGAAGAGCGTGTGCGGACCGCCGAGGCCGAGCACGGAGTTGATGAATGTGTCGGACTGCACGCGCAAAAACGCCTTGGGCCGGCTCTCGTGCGCGACGGCGCGTTCGTCGAGGATGCGCCCAAGCGGCACGCGCTCGGCGAGGATGTCGGCCTTCGCCGCGGGCGGGAACAGCGCGAGGTTGATCTTGATCGCGCCGAACTCGACCGGCCGCCCGTCCTTGTCCGTCACGAGCAGGACCTCGCGGAAGTAGAAGTCATCGCGCTGCTGGCGGCGCAGCACGCGGATGTGGATGGTGTCGCCGTGGAACTTCTCGAGCGTCGGCGTCATGTCGTCCTGATGCACCAGCAGCGTCCGGAACGGCTCCGGCACCTCGTCGCCCCGGACGGCCTCGATGACCGGCAGCGCCAGGCCCGCCTGCGTGTAAAAATCGTCCAGAGGATACGCGAGGGGGAGGGCGACTGGAGTCGCCGGAGAACCGGATGTCGTCTGGTTGGTCATGGCCGCTAGACGTAGCGCGCGATGTTGTGCTCCGGCTTGAAGAATTCGTGCAGCAGCTTGTCCACCTGCAGCAGCGCCTCGCGCGTGAGCACGATGCGGTCGCCTTCCACGCTGAGGAAGCCCCAGTCCTTCAATCGTTGGGTCGGTTCAGCGAAGCGCTCGACCGGGTCTGCGCCGAATTTCGCCTTGAAGTCGCTGCGGCTGTTTGAGCCAAGCTTGAGTTGCAGGATGAACTCGCGGATGAACCGTTCGTCGTCTGTCGGCGTGAGTGCGCGGAAGATGGGGAACTGTCCCGCGTTCACCTGCGCCACGTAGGGATCGAAGTCCGCGTGGTTCTGGTAATGCACACCGCCGATGTGGCCGAAGCTCGCCACGCCGACGGACAGCAAATCCGCGCCCGCCCACAGCTTGTCCCGATAGACGAACTTGGTCTTCGCCTTGTCCTTCACCGCCGTGTAGGCGCTCGCGACGGTGTAGCCCGCGCGCTCGAACGCCGTGAAGGCGTCGTTGACCCAGCGGCGCTTGGTCGCCCAATCGGCCACCGGAGCGACGAGCTTTTCCTCGGCCTTCATGCGCTGGTAGATGGTCGTGTTATACGGAATCTCCATCTCGTAGATGGTCACCGAGTCGGGCGCGAGTTCGAGGGTCTTGCGGATGTTCTCGCGCCAGTTGGCCTCGGTTTCCTCGACCATGCCCGCGATGAGGTCGATGTTGATCTGCGGGAAGCCCACGCTGCGCGCAAACGCGTAGGCGCGGGCGATTTCCTTGCTGTGATGTGCGCGGCCGTTGATCTCCAAAATGTGGTCGTCGAAGTTCTCCACGCCGAGCGAGAGGCGCGTGACACCGAGGTCGCGGATGGCCTTCAGCTTGTGGTCGGTGAGCGTGCCCGGCTCGCATTCAAAGGTGACTTCCTCTGCCGCGTCCCACGGCAGCAGCGCCTTCATGCCGTCGGTGAGGTGCCGCAGCTGCTCGACCGAGAGGTAGCTCGGCGTGCCGCCGCCGAAGTAGATGAAGCCCGGCGTGCGCCCGCCAACACAGGGCCTGGCCGCGTGCAGCGCGAACTCGCGCAGCACGGCGTCAATGTAACCCTTGATGGCCGCGGAATCCTTGTCGGTGTAAACCTTGAAGTAGCAAAAGTGGCAGCGCTTCCGGCAGAAGGGAATGTGGACGTAGATGCCGAGCGGCGTGCCGGGCTTGGGCGGGCGCTGCATCGCGTCGAGCACCTGCGGGACGAACTCGGGTTTCCAGAACGAAAACGGCGGGTAGTTCGAGACGAAGTAGTTGCCGGCGGTCGTCTCCTTTTGGATGGGAGGTGTGGAGGGTCGGGGCGCTTCGAGAGTGGCTGGCTGGCTCATGATGCTGTGCTACTCCTTCGCCTTTGCCGGCGCGCCACGAGGCGGGCGCGTGAGTGGGGGCGCGAACGCATACACGCCGCCGTCCTCGCTGCCGATGACCACGAGGTTCTCGACCACCGCGGGCGAGCTGGTGATCCCCTGGCCGATTTCGTAATTCCACAGCTCCTTGCCATCCGCGAGCGAGACGACGTAAAGCCGGCCGTCCTCCGAGCCGAACACGACCTTGCCATCGGCGGTCACCACGGGCGAGCTGTCCACCTTGCCCTGTGTCGGGAAGGTCCACACCGTGTCGCCGTTGTCGAGGCGCACGCAATGCAGCCGCTTGTCGCGGCCGCCGAATAGCACGCGGTCTTTCGTGACCGCGGGCGAGCTGAAGTAGGCGAAGTTGCGCTCCTTGTAGGTCCACACGTTCGAGCCTTTCGTGAGGTCGATGCACTGGTAGGCGTTCTCGTAGTGGCCGAAGTAGGCGCGCCCGTCCACGAGCGACGCCGAGCCCGCCACGTAGGCGCCGGCCTCGATTTCCTTCACCTTCTTCCCGTCGGCGACGCTGATCACGTGCAGCATCGCGTCGCATCCGCCAAACACCGTCACGCCGCGGTCAACCGCGGGCGAGCCGTTGATGTAATTCCCTGTCTCGTAAACCCAGTTGCTCTTGCCCGTCGCCGCGTTGAGGCAGTGCAGCTTGAAATCGTAGCTTCCGACAAGCACCCACTTGGACTTGCCGTCAGGCGACGCGGTCCAGTTCGCTGCGCCGAGGATCTTGTCGCCCGTCTCGTGCTTCCACAGCGGCTTGCCCGACGCGGCGTCGAGCGCGTGCAGGAACGCGTCCGTCGAGCCGATGTAAACGCACCCGTCGAGCAGCATCGGCGACGCCTCGATCGGCCCGCCGGTCTTGTGCTTCCACAACTCGCGGCCCGTCGCCGCGTCGAACGCGTAGAGATGGCCGTCGTCCGAGCCGATGAACACGCGGTTCTCGCCGATGACGGCGGAGGATTTGACCGGCCCCCTCGTCTTCGCGCTCCACAGCAACGAGAGCGGCGTGGCGAGCTTCGCGCCGGAGAGCCCCTGCAAGTTCGGCCCGCCGCGGAACATCGGCCAGCCCGGCAGCGCGGCTTTCGCGGCGACGGGCTCGGCTTTCGTCTTGGCGGCAGCAATCGGTTGCTTCTGCGGATCGGCGCCGAGGTTGGGCAGCAAAGCCGCAGCCACGGCGACGACCGCGACCGAGGACAAAGTGATGAAGTGAGGCTTCATGGTCATTGGGACTGTCCGACGGAAACGGCGGTTCAAAGCCAGCCGTCGGGCGAATCCATTGCAAGGCGAGTATCCGGCGCGGGTGGGAGGAAGGCAACCACTTATTACCTACACGTAGTATCGTCGCGAGAAGCACCGCCCTCCGGGCCCGGCATGTCGCCGCGGGCCGTCCCGTTCAGGCCGGACCGGTGACGGGCAGTCCGCGGCAACTCTCCACTCGCCTTCGATTCGCCGGGGTGCATACTGCCGCCGAATTCCTTGCCGCGCCATGAACACGACACTGAACGGCCTGACGAACCCACCACCGCCACTTTCCCGGCGCGAGTTTCTCGGAGCCTCGGCGGCGCTGGCGGCGGTGACAGCCGCCACGCCCGCCTTCGCCGCGGAGGCCACGACGTTGCGCGCCGCCGTCATCGGCCACACCGGGCGCGGCGATTACGGTCACGGGCTCGACGTGCTTTTCACCGGGCGCGGCGATTGCGAGCTTGCGGCCGTGGCCGACCCCGATCCCGCCGGGCGCGCGAAGGCGGCCGAGAGAATCAAGGCGCCGCGCCAATACGCCGACTGGCGCGAGATGCTCGACAAGGAAAGGCCGCAGCTCGTGAGCGTTGCGATGCGGCAGGCCGACCAGCACCGCGAGATCTGCCTCGCCGCGTTGCGCGCGGGCGCGCACGTGTTCTGTGAGAAGCCTTTCGTCACCTGCCCCGCCGAGTCTGACGAACTGCTCGCCGAGGCGCAGAAGCGCGGCCTGCGCATCGCCGTCGCGCACCAGATGCGCAGCCTGCCCTCGATCGCCGCGCTCAAGCAGGCCATCACCGGCGGACTCATCGGCGACGTGCTCGAACTGCGCGCCTTCGGCAAGCAGGACGCCCGCGCGGGCGGCGAGGACATGATCGTGCTCGGCTCGCATCTGTTCGACCTGATGCGGCTCTTCGTCGGCGACCCGCAATGGTGCACGGCGCGCGTGCTGCAAAAGGGCCGCGACATCACGCGCGCCGACGCGCGCGTCATGCGCGACAACGTCGGGCCGATCGCGGGCGACGAGGTGAACGCGCAGTTCGGATTCGCCCACGGCGTCTTGGGCACCTTCACCAGCCGCGGACGCCAGCGCGAACTCGTGGCGCACTGGGGCATCGAGTTCATCGGCAGCAAGGGCGCCGCGCGCATCCTCATGAACATCCCGGCGCAGGTGTTCGTGCTCAAGCCCGGCGCGTGGAAGCCCGACGGCCGCGCGGACACGTGGCAGAAGTTCGAGGGCACACCCGCGGGCGTGGACAACTTCCCGTCCGCAAACACCCGGCTCGTGGACGACTGGCTCGCCGCGATCCGCGAGAAGCGCGACCCGGAATGCAGCGGCCGGAACGGAGCATGGGCCGTGGAGATGGTGATGGCCGTGTATCAGGCCGCGCTCACCGGCCAGCGGACGACCTTTCCTCTGAAGTCGCGAACCCATCCGCTGATCGCGTGAGGCGAGGCGCCGAAGCCATCCGGAGGATGACTCGGCCGGCGACCAGCAGCCCCCCATCCGGGCGTAGCAACTGCGAGGGGGGCGCCCCGCGCCGCCGGCAGCCTACTTGAACGCCCGCTTGAGGTGTGCGAGGCCCTTCACGGCGATGTCGTTGCGCTTGGGCTCGATCTTGCGCCAGATGGCCGCGGCGCGCGCGATCACTTTCACGTCCGTGGTGAAGCTCTCGATCACCACGTCCTTGTCGTAGCCGACCTTGCGGAGCGCCTTGACGATGGGCTTCCAATCAATGTGGTCGCCGCCCGGCGTGCCGCGGTCGCTGCCGCAGGCGTGAAAGTGGCCGAGGTGCCGGCCCGCCTTGAGAATCGCGGCAGCCTGGTTCTTCTCCTCGATGTTCATGTGAAACGTGTCGAGATGCAGCTTCACATTTTTCTTCCCGACGGCCTTGATGAGCTTGAGGCCCTGGTCACACGTGTTGAGGAAGTCCGTCTCGAACCGGTTCAGCGGCTCGATGCACAGCTCCACGCCGCGCGCGGCCGCGTAGTCGGCGAGTTCCTTGAGGTTCTTCACCACGAGCGCGAACTCGATTTTCTGCTGCGCGGGTTCGACGGCGTCCGCCTTGCCGACGACGGAATAAATCGGGCCGATCATGCGGGGGCAGCCGAGCGCCGCGGCCTGGTTGGCCAGGGCCTTGCAGTAAGCCATGCCGGTCGCCTGCTCCTCGGGCGTGCCGCGGAAGTCGCGTCCCGGCCCCATGCACGCGCAGATGGAGCCGATGGCGATGCCGGCTTTCCCGGCGGCGGCCCTCACCGCCGCGGGTTCGATGTGCTCGGGCGCCTCGATGGGAATCTCCACGGTGTCGAAACCCCACTTTTTGAATTGCGGGAAGAGCTTCACGCTCGCGGTGGTGAACGGCGAGGTGAACAGGAAGGAGTTGATGCCGAATCTCATGGTGTGCGGGGGGAGGGGTTGGGTTGAAGTTCGCGCGAAGGCTAGAGAATCACGCTGCCGAGGCAAGTGATTTTGCGGTGGCTGAAGCCGCGCGCCCCGCGGCGCGAAGCGCGCCCAGCGGATTTGATTCGCCAACGCCACGCCGGCTGGTTACGCAGTCCGGCGCGAACCCGCCGCGCCGCCGCGGTTCACGCCATGAGCAAGATCGCCGGCATCGACCTCGGCACCACGAATTCCCTCGTGGCCACCGTTGATTCCGGCATCCCATTCGTCATCGCGGATGCCGACGGTCGCCGCCTCACGCCCTCCATCATACACGTTGCGGGCGAGGACGCCGTGCCGATGGTCGGCGAGCCCGCGCGCCGCATGCGATCGCTCAACCCCGCGGCGACCGCGTATTCCGTGAAGCGGTTTATCGGGCGGCGCGCCATGGAGATTCCGGCGGAGGAACGCGACGTCGCGTTCGCGGTCACCGGCGACGGCGGCGGCCCGGCGGTCATCGAGATGCACGGACGCCGCTTCACTCCCGAGGAACTCAGCGCCGAGGTGCTCAAGAAACTGAAGCGCGACGCCGAGGCTGCGCTTGGCGAACCCGTCACGCGCGCGGTCATCACCGTGCCGGCCTACTTCAACGACGCGCAACGCAACGCGACCCGCCGCGCCGGCGAACTCGCGGGCTTCACGGTCGAGCGCATCATCAACGAACCGACCGCGGCCGCGCTCGCTTACGGGCTGGAACGGCTGAAAGAAAAGTCGCGCGTCGCCGTTTACGACCTCGGCGGCGGCACGTTTGACCTCTCGATTCTCGAACTCAACGAGGGTGTCTTCCAGGTGCTCGCGACGAGCGGCGACACACGGCTCGGCGGTGACGATCTCGACCGGCGGGTCGTGGAGTTTCTCGTTGCAAAGGTGAAGGCATCAGGCGGACCGGATTGGCGCGACGCGGTGCGTGGCGCGCGGCGCGTGACCGGCACCGAAGCGTCCGGCGCGAACTCGCGGTGCGCGGAGCACGCAGCACTCGCCCGCCTGCGCGAAGCCGCGGAGGACGCGAAGATCCGGCTGTCCAGCGAGCCCGAAGCCGAGATCGCGCTGCCGTTTCTCACGCCGGAGTTCAGCTTCAGCTGCAAGCTCACGCGCGACGAACTGGAGCGGCTCACCCGCGACCTCGTCGAGCGCACGCGGGCGCATTGCCTCCGCGCGCTTGCCGACGCAACACTCGAGGCGAGGCAACTCGACCAGGTCATCCTCGTCGGCGGGCAGACGCGCATGCCGCTCGTGCGACGGCTCGTGGCGGAATGGTTCGGCTGCGCGGAGTTCGACGAGGACCGCGGCGGCGTCCGGCTCGGCATGGGGTTTCACGAGCGCAGCG encodes:
- a CDS encoding sugar phosphate isomerase/epimerase — encoded protein: MRFGINSFLFTSPFTTASVKLFPQFKKWGFDTVEIPIEAPEHIEPAAVRAAAGKAGIAIGSICACMGPGRDFRGTPEEQATGMAYCKALANQAAALGCPRMIGPIYSVVGKADAVEPAQQKIEFALVVKNLKELADYAAARGVELCIEPLNRFETDFLNTCDQGLKLIKAVGKKNVKLHLDTFHMNIEEKNQAAAILKAGRHLGHFHACGSDRGTPGGDHIDWKPIVKALRKVGYDKDVVIESFTTDVKVIARAAAIWRKIEPKRNDIAVKGLAHLKRAFK
- a CDS encoding coproporphyrinogen III oxidase family protein; translated protein: MSQPATLEAPRPSTPPIQKETTAGNYFVSNYPPFSFWKPEFVPQVLDAMQRPPKPGTPLGIYVHIPFCRKRCHFCYFKVYTDKDSAAIKGYIDAVLREFALHAARPCVGGRTPGFIYFGGGTPSYLSVEQLRHLTDGMKALLPWDAAEEVTFECEPGTLTDHKLKAIRDLGVTRLSLGVENFDDHILEINGRAHHSKEIARAYAFARSVGFPQINIDLIAGMVEETEANWRENIRKTLELAPDSVTIYEMEIPYNTTIYQRMKAEEKLVAPVADWATKRRWVNDAFTAFERAGYTVASAYTAVKDKAKTKFVYRDKLWAGADLLSVGVASFGHIGGVHYQNHADFDPYVAQVNAGQFPIFRALTPTDDERFIREFILQLKLGSNSRSDFKAKFGADPVERFAEPTQRLKDWGFLSVEGDRIVLTREALLQVDKLLHEFFKPEHNIARYV
- a CDS encoding NAD(P)/FAD-dependent oxidoreductase, with the translated sequence MNASFDTLIIGAGPAGSSAAAILAAHGHRVLMLEREKFPRYHIGESLIPFTYGPLERLGLIPKMKASCFQKKYSVVFVQPDGKASQPFYFFNRYDRETVAQTWQVLRSEFDQMLLDHARDRGAQVLEETTVKELLCEDGRVAGVRALLKSGATAEFRAPMTLDCTGKEAFAAVRNGWRMNDPYLNKVAVWTYYRGSKREPGIDEGQTTVAFVPDKGWFWHIPMHDDRVSVGVVAEGRYLTRGGVKDLKAIFHREVEENLWIKDHLSIGASEGDYFVTSEYSFHSRHCGCEGLLLVGDAFAFLDPVFSSGLMLALKSGVMAGDAVHEALLARDVSPSRFAPYATTLRQGVENMRKLVYAFYNPAFSFKDVIMKYPDAAGEITDCLSGDVNKDFTSLWNKVREFAPLPEDLPVGGPALPIPHE
- a CDS encoding Pyrrolo-quinoline quinone, yielding MFRGGPNLQGLSGAKLATPLSLLWSAKTRGPVKSSAVIGENRVFIGSDDGHLYAFDAATGRELWKHKTGGPIEASPMLLDGCVYIGSTDAFLHALDAASGKPLWKHETGDKILGAANWTASPDGKSKWVLVGSYDFKLHCLNAATGKSNWVYETGNYINGSPAVDRGVTVFGGCDAMLHVISVADGKKVKEIEAGAYVAGSASLVDGRAYFGHYENAYQCIDLTKGSNVWTYKERNFAYFSSPAVTKDRVLFGGRDKRLHCVRLDNGDTVWTFPTQGKVDSSPVVTADGKVVFGSEDGRLYVVSLADGKELWNYEIGQGITSSPAVVENLVVIGSEDGGVYAFAPPLTRPPRGAPAKAKE
- a CDS encoding molecular chaperone DnaK, translating into MSKIAGIDLGTTNSLVATVDSGIPFVIADADGRRLTPSIIHVAGEDAVPMVGEPARRMRSLNPAATAYSVKRFIGRRAMEIPAEERDVAFAVTGDGGGPAVIEMHGRRFTPEELSAEVLKKLKRDAEAALGEPVTRAVITVPAYFNDAQRNATRRAGELAGFTVERIINEPTAAALAYGLERLKEKSRVAVYDLGGGTFDLSILELNEGVFQVLATSGDTRLGGDDLDRRVVEFLVAKVKASGGPDWRDAVRGARRVTGTEASGANSRCAEHAALARLREAAEDAKIRLSSEPEAEIALPFLTPEFSFSCKLTRDELERLTRDLVERTRAHCLRALADATLEARQLDQVILVGGQTRMPLVRRLVAEWFGCAEFDEDRGGVRLGMGFHERSGPRLNTSQNPDEAVALGAAIQAAILSGEFKNLLLLDVTPLSLGIETFGGLMNVIIPRNSTIPVKAGEVFTTAVDFQREMLIHVLQGERDRAKDNWSLGRFTIAFATAPRGVPRVGVQFEIDADGILHVLARDLATGREHVVEMKSAVDVDDAAVQQMVEASVEHAFEDRAARGWIESKLTAQEVLAATRRGLAECGEALEAGTRAAIEQAALAVESVLASEDPASKTGPASQLKSAVAALDEATKPLAEVLMDKAMAAMLRKRGAIP
- a CDS encoding Gfo/Idh/MocA family oxidoreductase → MNTTLNGLTNPPPPLSRREFLGASAALAAVTAATPAFAAEATTLRAAVIGHTGRGDYGHGLDVLFTGRGDCELAAVADPDPAGRAKAAERIKAPRQYADWREMLDKERPQLVSVAMRQADQHREICLAALRAGAHVFCEKPFVTCPAESDELLAEAQKRGLRIAVAHQMRSLPSIAALKQAITGGLIGDVLELRAFGKQDARAGGEDMIVLGSHLFDLMRLFVGDPQWCTARVLQKGRDITRADARVMRDNVGPIAGDEVNAQFGFAHGVLGTFTSRGRQRELVAHWGIEFIGSKGAARILMNIPAQVFVLKPGAWKPDGRADTWQKFEGTPAGVDNFPSANTRLVDDWLAAIREKRDPECSGRNGAWAVEMVMAVYQAALTGQRTTFPLKSRTHPLIA